The following are encoded together in the Nocardioides thalensis genome:
- a CDS encoding helix-turn-helix domain-containing protein, translated as MSTKDPRRRATTQLRRASGRLSTAATTRMDAELPWFAALSAEARSYVGLIVQAGVKSFVDWYADSGSTPPASQLASAVFGAAPRAMAGVISLEQTVDLVRLSIDVVEHSLDDVLPPEDAADVHAAVLRYGRELAFATAEVYARAAEMRGAWDARLEALVVDSVLRDETDEAVLSRASAVGWSARGDVAVILGAAPEGQSEAGVFDAVRRAARDVGMDALCAVQGHLLVVILGGISDAEKAGKRVVEFFDGGPVVIGPVVPDLGHAHVSAASAQAGLRAAAGWPDAPRPVCSGDLLPERVLAGDPTALEHMVGQIYRPLADARGTLVETLTAYFANGGGIEATSRALFVHANTVRYRLGQVADLTGLTPGQPRDALTLQIALALGRQEETRL; from the coding sequence GTGTCGACGAAGGATCCGCGCCGCCGGGCCACCACCCAGCTGCGCCGGGCATCGGGCCGGTTGAGCACCGCGGCGACCACGCGGATGGACGCCGAGCTGCCCTGGTTCGCCGCGCTGAGCGCCGAGGCGCGCTCGTACGTCGGGCTGATCGTCCAGGCCGGCGTGAAGAGCTTCGTCGACTGGTACGCCGACAGCGGCAGCACGCCGCCGGCGTCCCAGCTCGCGAGCGCGGTGTTCGGCGCCGCGCCGAGGGCGATGGCGGGGGTGATCTCCCTGGAGCAGACCGTCGACCTGGTCCGGCTCTCCATCGACGTCGTCGAGCACAGCCTCGACGACGTGCTTCCGCCGGAGGACGCCGCCGACGTGCACGCGGCCGTGCTCCGTTACGGCCGGGAGCTCGCGTTCGCCACCGCGGAGGTCTACGCGCGGGCCGCCGAGATGCGTGGCGCCTGGGACGCGCGGCTCGAGGCCCTGGTGGTCGACTCGGTCCTGCGCGACGAGACCGACGAGGCCGTCCTCTCCCGGGCGAGCGCGGTGGGCTGGAGCGCCCGCGGCGACGTCGCCGTGATCCTGGGCGCGGCACCCGAGGGCCAGAGCGAGGCGGGCGTGTTCGACGCCGTACGCCGCGCCGCGCGCGACGTCGGGATGGACGCGCTGTGTGCCGTCCAGGGTCACCTGCTGGTCGTGATCCTCGGCGGCATCAGCGACGCCGAGAAGGCCGGCAAACGGGTCGTGGAGTTCTTCGACGGCGGGCCGGTGGTCATCGGACCCGTCGTGCCCGACCTCGGCCACGCCCACGTCTCGGCCGCCTCGGCCCAGGCCGGCCTGCGCGCGGCGGCCGGCTGGCCCGACGCGCCACGACCGGTCTGCAGCGGTGATCTCCTGCCCGAGCGCGTGCTCGCCGGCGACCCCACGGCGCTCGAGCACATGGTCGGGCAGATCTATCGCCCGCTCGCCGACGCCCGCGGCACCCTCGTCGAGACGCTGACGGCGTACTTCGCGAACGGCGGCGGCATCGAGGCCACCTCGCGGGCCCTCTTCGTGCACGCCAACACCGTTCGCTACCGGCTCGGACAGGTGGCCGACCTCACCGGCCTGACGCCCGGCCAGCCTCGCGACGCGCTCACGCTCCAGATCGCCCTCGCCCTCGGCCGGCAGGAAGAGACGCGTTTGTAG
- a CDS encoding beta-ketoacyl-ACP synthase III, producing MSEPGLLGVGSYRPARIVPNSEIVDAIDSTDEWIQQRSGIRERRIAGPDESVVSMGTAAARTAVERAGLDPQQVDCVIVATVSHPLATPSAAARIAFELGTDQAAAFDVSAACAGFCHGVAVAADLVRGGSARHVVVIGVEKLSDITDPHDRGTAFIFADGAGAVVVGPTESAGIGPVVWGSDGEQYDLIRSIGPGEPTLTMQGREVFRWASYSMAKVALQALDRAGVGLDELDLFVPHQANNRITDAMARAMSLPDTVRIARDIVDAGNTSAASIPLALDRMIADGDARPGDRALLVAFGAGLSYAAQVVTLP from the coding sequence ATGAGCGAGCCCGGTCTCCTCGGGGTCGGCTCCTACCGGCCGGCGCGGATCGTCCCCAACTCCGAGATCGTCGACGCGATCGACTCCACCGACGAGTGGATCCAGCAGCGCTCGGGCATCCGCGAGCGCCGCATCGCAGGGCCCGACGAGTCCGTCGTGTCCATGGGCACCGCTGCCGCGCGCACCGCGGTGGAGCGCGCCGGACTCGACCCCCAGCAGGTCGATTGCGTGATCGTCGCGACCGTGAGCCACCCGCTGGCCACGCCGAGCGCCGCCGCGCGGATCGCCTTCGAGCTCGGCACCGACCAGGCGGCGGCGTTCGACGTCTCCGCCGCGTGCGCCGGCTTCTGCCACGGCGTCGCCGTCGCTGCCGACCTGGTGCGCGGGGGCAGCGCCCGCCACGTCGTGGTCATCGGCGTCGAGAAACTCAGCGACATCACCGACCCGCACGACCGCGGCACCGCGTTCATCTTCGCCGACGGTGCGGGTGCGGTCGTCGTCGGACCGACGGAGTCCGCCGGCATCGGTCCCGTCGTGTGGGGCTCCGACGGCGAGCAGTACGACCTGATCCGCTCGATCGGACCCGGCGAGCCGACGCTCACCATGCAGGGTCGCGAGGTGTTCCGCTGGGCGTCGTACTCGATGGCCAAGGTCGCCCTCCAGGCGCTCGACCGCGCCGGCGTCGGACTCGACGAGCTCGACCTCTTCGTGCCGCACCAGGCCAACAACCGCATCACCGACGCGATGGCGCGGGCGATGAGCCTGCCCGACACGGTCCGCATCGCCCGTGACATCGTCGACGCCGGCAACACCTCCGCCGCGTCGATCCCGCTGGCGCTGGACCGGATGATCGCCGACGGCGACGCCCGCCCCGGTGACCGCGCGCTGCTCGTGGCGTTCGGCGCCGGCCTCTCGTACGCCGCGCAGGTCGTCACCCTCCCCTGA
- a CDS encoding acyl carrier protein translates to MSTEEIRAALADIVNEVAGISADDVQLDKSFTDDLDVDSLSMVEVVVEAEEQFGVKIPDEEVKNLKTVGDAVAYIERARAAA, encoded by the coding sequence ATGAGCACCGAAGAGATCCGCGCCGCGCTTGCGGACATCGTCAACGAGGTCGCCGGCATCAGCGCCGACGACGTCCAGCTGGACAAGTCGTTCACCGACGACCTGGACGTCGACTCGCTGTCGATGGTCGAGGTCGTCGTCGAGGCCGAGGAGCAGTTCGGCGTGAAGATCCCGGACGAGGAGGTCAAGAACCTCAAGACGGTCGGCGACGCGGTGGCCTACATCGAGCGCGCCCGCGCGGCGGCCTGA
- a CDS encoding acyltransferase domain-containing protein: protein MLVIVAPGQGAQTPGFLAPWLAEPIFESRLHWLSTVAGLDLAHYGTAAGEEEIRDTRIAQPLLVAAGLVTALELFPHPADAFARIGAVTGHSVGEITAAAGARVITAEQAMVLVRERGRAMAEAAAATPTGMTAVLGGDRAEVLATLERHGLTAANDNGPGQVVAAGTREQLDALADGPPEGARLRPLSVAGAFHTSHMEPAVEHVASLARAVSVHDPRTPVLSNRDGQVVHDGKDVLRRIVGQIARPVRWDLCLEAMVDLGVTGILEVPPAGTLTGIAKRYFRSAGHAVETFALSTPDQLDDARAFCDRHGEESPIDSSPTWRMVVSPAKGVFHRDAAVADTGLLPAGVTIGDVASLRDRITVTAAHGGHVVEWLVEDGDPVAPGQPLLRVYPDGAA from the coding sequence GTGCTCGTTATCGTCGCCCCCGGCCAGGGAGCCCAGACTCCCGGCTTCCTCGCGCCCTGGCTCGCCGAGCCGATCTTCGAGTCGCGGCTCCACTGGCTCTCGACCGTTGCCGGGCTCGACCTCGCCCACTACGGCACGGCCGCCGGCGAGGAGGAGATCCGCGACACCCGGATCGCCCAGCCGCTGCTCGTGGCCGCCGGGCTGGTCACGGCGCTCGAGCTCTTCCCCCACCCCGCCGACGCGTTCGCGCGCATCGGCGCCGTGACGGGGCACAGCGTCGGTGAGATCACCGCCGCCGCGGGCGCGCGGGTGATCACCGCAGAGCAGGCGATGGTGCTCGTGCGCGAGCGCGGCCGCGCGATGGCCGAGGCCGCGGCCGCCACTCCCACCGGGATGACCGCGGTGCTGGGCGGCGACCGCGCCGAGGTGCTCGCCACGCTCGAGCGGCACGGCCTCACCGCCGCCAACGACAACGGCCCGGGCCAGGTGGTGGCCGCCGGCACGCGCGAGCAGCTCGACGCGCTCGCCGACGGCCCGCCGGAAGGCGCCCGGCTCCGCCCGCTCTCGGTCGCCGGCGCGTTCCACACCTCCCACATGGAGCCCGCGGTCGAGCACGTGGCGTCCCTGGCCCGGGCCGTCTCCGTCCACGACCCCCGCACACCGGTCCTCTCGAACCGCGACGGCCAGGTCGTGCACGACGGCAAGGACGTGCTGCGCCGGATCGTGGGCCAGATCGCGCGTCCGGTGCGCTGGGACCTCTGCCTGGAGGCGATGGTCGACCTCGGCGTCACCGGCATTCTCGAGGTCCCGCCGGCCGGCACGCTCACCGGCATCGCGAAGCGCTACTTCCGCTCGGCCGGCCACGCCGTCGAGACCTTCGCGCTCAGCACCCCCGACCAGCTCGACGACGCCCGCGCGTTCTGTGACCGGCACGGCGAGGAGTCACCGATCGACTCCTCCCCCACGTGGCGCATGGTCGTCTCGCCGGCCAAGGGCGTCTTCCACCGCGACGCCGCCGTCGCCGACACCGGCCTGCTGCCCGCGGGCGTGACGATCGGCGACGTCGCCAGCCTGCGCGACCGGATCACCGTCACCGCAGCCCACGGCGGCCACGTCGTCGAGTGGCTGGTCGAGGACGGCGACCCTGTCGCGCCGGGCCAGCCACTGCTGCGCGTCTACCCGGACGGCGCCGCATGA
- a CDS encoding beta-ketoacyl-[acyl-carrier-protein] synthase family protein translates to MTKNQRIRVVVTGLGTTNPLGGDASTTWEAMLAGNSGVRRLEDPRFADLPVRIAGTAAVDPTEVIERVRARRLDRSSQLALVAATEAWRDSGLDVPQQAGDLDGERVGVAMASGIGGVQTLLTNYDAMLEKGPRRVSPLAVPMLMANAPAATISLEIGARAAVNTPVSACASGNEAIALAADQIRLGRADVVVAGGTEAAIHPLPMAAFSNMMALSKNEGDPTTVSRPWDTGRDGFVLGEGAGALVLESEEHARARGARIYAEVLGAGITADSHDIAQPDPEGRGGTRAIQRAIEEGELSSADIAHVNAHATSTPQGDVAEGLMLHATLGAHASEVVVTSTKSMTGHLLGGAGALEAVATVLALHHRVSPPTINLDDQDPAVELDIATKVRDLPLGQIAALNNSFGFGGANVAVAFGVS, encoded by the coding sequence ATGACCAAGAACCAGCGCATCCGCGTCGTCGTCACGGGCCTCGGCACCACCAACCCGCTCGGTGGTGACGCGTCCACGACCTGGGAGGCGATGCTCGCCGGGAACTCTGGCGTACGCCGCCTCGAGGACCCCCGCTTCGCCGACCTGCCGGTGCGGATCGCTGGTACGGCGGCGGTCGACCCGACCGAGGTGATCGAGCGGGTCCGGGCACGCCGCCTGGACCGCTCGTCCCAGCTGGCCCTGGTGGCCGCGACCGAGGCCTGGCGCGACTCCGGCCTCGACGTGCCCCAGCAGGCTGGCGACCTCGACGGCGAGCGCGTCGGCGTCGCCATGGCGTCGGGTATCGGTGGGGTCCAGACCCTCCTGACCAACTACGACGCCATGCTCGAGAAGGGCCCGCGCCGGGTCTCCCCGCTGGCGGTCCCGATGCTGATGGCCAACGCGCCGGCCGCCACCATCTCGCTCGAGATCGGCGCCCGGGCCGCGGTCAACACCCCGGTCTCGGCCTGCGCCTCGGGCAACGAGGCGATCGCCCTCGCCGCCGACCAGATCCGTCTGGGCCGCGCTGACGTCGTCGTCGCCGGCGGCACCGAGGCGGCGATCCACCCGCTGCCGATGGCCGCGTTCTCCAACATGATGGCGCTCTCGAAGAACGAGGGCGACCCGACGACGGTCTCCCGGCCGTGGGACACCGGGCGCGACGGCTTCGTGCTCGGCGAGGGTGCGGGCGCCCTCGTGCTCGAGTCCGAGGAGCACGCGCGCGCCCGCGGCGCCCGGATCTACGCCGAGGTGCTCGGCGCGGGCATCACCGCCGACTCCCACGACATCGCACAGCCCGATCCCGAGGGCCGCGGCGGCACCCGCGCGATCCAGCGGGCGATCGAGGAGGGCGAGCTGTCGTCGGCCGACATCGCCCACGTCAACGCGCACGCGACCTCCACGCCGCAGGGCGACGTCGCCGAGGGCCTGATGCTGCACGCGACCCTGGGCGCCCACGCCTCCGAGGTCGTCGTCACCAGCACGAAGTCGATGACCGGCCATCTGCTCGGCGGCGCCGGCGCGCTGGAGGCGGTCGCCACCGTGCTGGCGCTGCACCACCGTGTCTCCCCGCCCACGATCAACCTCGACGACCAGGACCCGGCCGTCGAGCTGGACATCGCGACCAAGGTCCGCGACCTCCCGCTCGGCCAGATCGCCGCGCTGAACAACTCGTTCGGCTTCGGCGGGGCCAACGTCGCGGTCGCGTTCGGAGTGTCCTGA